One stretch of Chthoniobacterales bacterium DNA includes these proteins:
- the purF gene encoding amidophosphoribosyltransferase yields MSPDFPKEIKTPETHPFPQHECGIFAVFGHPNAAVLTYYGLFALQHRGQESAGIVTSKGPGSTFQLHRDMGLVSQVFGAEELDRLAGTRAVGHTRYSTTGSSTLKNAQPFVVDCFRGQIAVAHNGNLINAALLRDELERKGSIFQTTADSEIIPHLLAQPSKNGGTPLSVLRRLEGAFSLVIMSEREIIGVRDPFGFRPLVLGKLDGAYILASETCAFDLVHAEYIREVKPGEVVIISEDGIRSEWPFPQQTEAFCMFEYVYFARPDSIIGGINVAKVRTEMGRELARRFPVDADIVVPVPDSGNYAALGFAQELNLPYEHAFVRNHYIGRTFLQPSQLIRDFDVRVKLNLIKEAVEGKRVVVVDDSIVRGTTARARVVNLREAGAKEVHMRVSCPPHRFACHYGIDFPDPEKLIANQMPMEEICKYLGVDSLGYLDVEGMVRATGKPVDKFCLACFTGNYPLPVDPELDKFIMEKREGRSKALAAEEGHPNLFANLK; encoded by the coding sequence ATGTCGCCTGATTTCCCGAAGGAAATTAAAACGCCGGAAACGCATCCGTTTCCCCAGCACGAGTGCGGCATCTTCGCGGTCTTCGGCCACCCGAACGCCGCCGTCCTGACCTATTACGGGCTCTTCGCGCTCCAGCATCGCGGCCAGGAAAGCGCCGGCATCGTCACGAGCAAGGGCCCCGGGTCGACCTTTCAACTGCATCGCGACATGGGACTCGTGTCGCAGGTTTTCGGAGCCGAGGAGCTGGATCGGCTGGCGGGAACGCGCGCGGTGGGACATACACGGTATTCCACCACCGGATCCAGCACCCTGAAAAACGCGCAGCCGTTCGTGGTCGACTGTTTCCGCGGCCAAATCGCGGTGGCCCATAACGGCAATCTCATCAACGCCGCGCTTCTCCGTGACGAGCTGGAGCGAAAAGGTTCCATTTTCCAAACCACAGCCGACAGCGAGATCATCCCGCACCTCCTCGCCCAGCCCTCGAAGAATGGCGGGACGCCCCTGAGCGTGCTCCGCCGGCTCGAAGGCGCGTTCAGCCTCGTCATCATGAGCGAACGCGAGATCATCGGCGTGCGCGACCCGTTCGGCTTCCGCCCGCTGGTTCTTGGCAAGCTCGACGGCGCCTACATTCTGGCCTCCGAGACCTGCGCCTTCGATCTCGTCCACGCTGAATACATTCGCGAAGTGAAACCGGGCGAAGTCGTCATCATCAGTGAAGACGGCATTCGCTCCGAGTGGCCGTTCCCCCAGCAGACGGAGGCGTTCTGCATGTTCGAGTACGTTTACTTCGCGCGGCCGGACAGCATCATCGGTGGCATTAACGTCGCCAAGGTCCGCACCGAAATGGGGCGCGAGCTTGCGAGGAGATTCCCCGTCGACGCGGACATCGTCGTGCCGGTGCCCGACTCGGGGAATTATGCCGCCCTTGGTTTCGCCCAGGAATTGAATTTGCCCTACGAGCACGCCTTCGTCCGCAATCACTACATCGGGCGGACCTTTCTTCAGCCCAGCCAGCTCATCCGCGATTTCGATGTCCGGGTGAAATTGAACCTGATCAAGGAAGCAGTGGAAGGAAAACGCGTCGTGGTGGTGGACGATTCGATCGTCCGGGGCACGACCGCGCGGGCCCGCGTCGTGAACCTGCGGGAAGCGGGCGCGAAGGAAGTGCATATGCGGGTGAGTTGCCCGCCGCACCGTTTCGCCTGCCATTACGGGATCGACTTTCCCGATCCGGAAAAACTGATCGCGAACCAAATGCCAATGGAGGAGATCTGCAAATACCTCGGGGTCGACAGCCTCGGTTATCTGGATGTGGAAGGAATGGTCCGCGCGACGGGCAAACCGGTAGACAAGTTTTGTCTCGCCTGTTTTACCGGTAACTACCCGCTGCCCGTCGATCCGGAGCTCGACAAATTCATCATGGAAAAACGCGAGGGCCGCTCGAAAGCGCTGGCTGCGGAAGAAGGACACCCAAACCTCTTCGCGAACTTGAAATGA